The Natronoarchaeum mannanilyticum genome includes the window GCCCGACAGGATCACCGGGTCGCCGTCGGCGAACGATTCGAGGCGACGCCGAAGCAGGGTCGCGCTCTCCAGACGAGCGCGTTCGCCCCGGTGGTCGAGGTGGACGTTGCAGTGGACGAGCGCCGTGTCCGCGGGCTCGTCGCGCAGTCTAACGCACGTGGCGATCCGCGGGAGGTCGGCGTCCCAGCCGACGCTGCCGGGCTCGTCGGGCGTCTCCGAGAGCCAGAACGTCTCCCGATCCGCGAGGGCGAAGCGGCCTGACCGGAACCCGATCGGGACGTGCTCGCCTTCGTCGGGCGCGGCCGCTCGGCCCCGCCCGACGATCCGGTGGTCGGGCAGGCGCTCGCGAAGGTCCGCGACCTGGTGGGCCAGGGGCTCCTGAAACCCGACGACGTCGGGGTCGTACGATCGCACCACGTCGGCGAGGGCGTCCCGGCGGTGCGCCCAGGCACGGTCGCCGTCCTCCGGCGTATCGTAGCGGACGTTGTACGTGAGGAGTCGGAGCGGGGTCACGGTTGCCAGGTCGCGGTCCGCCGTCCTAAAGCCGCCGGGTATCGGCGTCCGGACGGCCGCAGTCGGTGCGGGACGCCGTCGATGCGACGTTCCGATTCTTTCATTACAGGCGACGGGAATAGTAGTGTCAGTGGCAGAGACGGTCGAAGACTCACTGACCGACGGCAGCCTGGTGGGCCCGATGGTCCGGCTGGCCTGGCCGATCATCGTGATCCAGCTGCTGCAGGTCACGTACAACGTCGCGGACACGCTGTGGCTGGGGCGGTACTCGGCGGCCGCGGTCGGCGCGATGAGCCTCGCGTTCCCCGTGAGTCTGCTGTTGGTCTCCTTTGCCGGCGGGTTCACGACGGGCGGGAGCATCCTCGTCGCCCAGTACACGGGCGCCGACAGCGACCGCTCGGCCGGGTCGGTCGCCGGCCAGACGATGAGCTTCGTGATCGGGGTGGGCGTCCTGATCGGGGCCGTCGGCGTCGCGTCGACCGAGCGGCTGCTGGGGCTGTTCCCGAGCCAGCAAGAGACCGCGGCGACGGTCGTCCCGATGGCCGTCGAGTACCTCGAAGTGCTGTTCGCCGGGATGCCGTTTTTCATCGGCTTCTACGCGTTCACCGCGATCATGCGGGGGTACGGCGACACGCGCGCGCCAATGTACGTGATGGCCGTCAGCGTGCTCCTGAACGTCGTCCTCGACCCGTTCCTCATCTTCGGGTGGTGGATCGCGCCCGATCTGGGCGTCGCCGGCGCGGCGGCCGCGACGATCGCCTCGCGCGCCGTCGCGACGCTGCTGGGGCTGTGGATCCTCTTCGGAACCGCGCGCGGACCGGCGGTCTCGCTGCCCGACATCCGCCCGCGGCTCGACACCGTCCGGAAGATCGTCGACCTCGGCGTGCCGGCGTCGATCGAACAGTCGACCAACGCCATGGCGCTGATCGCGATGGCGGCGATGACGGTTTCGTTCGCCCCGCCGGTGGTCGCGGCCTACGGGCTGGGAAACCGGCTGGTGTCGCTCGTCTTCCTGCCGGCGATGGGGCTGGGCCAGGCGACAAACTCGATCGTCGGCCAGAACCTCGGCGCCGAGAAGACCGGTCGGGCCGAACGGGCGGCGTGGCTGGCGGTCGGGCTCTGCGCCGGCGTGATGGTCGTCGCCGCCGCGCTGGCGGCGGCGTTCGCTCGTCCGATCGTCGAGCTGTTCATCGCCGTCGAGGACGAGTACGCCGCCGCGGCGATCGGCCACGGCGTCGCGTACCTCCGGATCAGCACGATCGGATTCGTGTTCATCGCCGTCTCGGAGGTGCTGCTGGGTGCGTTCCGGGGCGCCGGCAACACCCGTACCGCGATGGCGATCTCGATGTTCAAGCTGTGGGTCGTCAGCGTCTGCGGTACCTACCTGCTGACCTTCACCTTCGAGTTCGGCGTGACCGGGCTCTGGGTCGGTTCGACGCTCGAACACGTCGGCGGCGCCGTGCTCGCGCTGGCCTGGTTCGCACGGGGCACCTGGAAGGAGGCGGTGATCGACGACGATCGGACCGGAGACCCGACGGACGACGGCGAACCCGGCGGCGCCCCCGACGACGCGCCCGACGCCGACGTCCCGCCGGCAGACGGCGCAGAGTGATGCCGATCGGCGGTATCAGGAACAGTCGCCGCCTCGCCGCCGCGAAGCTACAAGATCCTGGCGTCCGTGGAGCGAATCACTGTGTCCCAGCGCAACGAGTTCGACTGCACCGGCGCCTGGTCGCGCGACGGCGTCGCATCGTTCCTGCGCGAGACGACCGTGCCGGTCCGACTGTCGTGTCGCACGCCCGCCGACCGGCTCTGGATGCTCTCGCTGTGGTACGAGTACCGCGACGGCCGGCTGTGGTGTGCGACCGCCGCCGACGCTGACGTCGTCGAGTACCTGCGGGCCGACGACGAGATCACCTTCGAGGTGTCGACGAACGAGCCGCCCTACCGGGGCGTGCGGGGCAACGGCGTCGCGCGGGTCGAAGACGACGGCGGCAAGGAGCTCCTGACGACGCTCCTGGAGCGGTATCTCGGCGGGACGGACTCGTCGCTGGCGAATCGATTGCTCGACGAGGATCGGGAAGAGGTTCGAATCGCGATCGAGCCCCGGCGGGCGTTCAGCTGGGATTACTCGGCGCGGATGGCCGACGCCGTCGAAGAATCCTAGAGGACTTGCCGCTGGCAGCTGCCACAGAGGGTCTCCTCTTTGACGTCGACCTCGCGCACGGTCGGCGAGAAGTTCATCACGCAGCGGTTGTTGTCGCAGTGCTCCAGCCCGAGGGTGTGGCCGATCTCGTGGACGATCTCCTTGCGCACGCGGTCGCCGAAGATCTCGTCGGCGTCGCGCTCGGAGAACCCGCCGTCGCTCGAAGTTTGGAGGCGGTACGTCGAGACGACGCTGCCGTTGCCGTCGAGGTAGGCGAGCCCGAACACGTAGTTGCGCTTGCGGTAGAACAGGTCCTTGGCCGTGACGGCGATGTTCTTCTCGCCCGACCCGACGCGGCTGGCCAGCTCGATGAAGTCCTCGGCGCGGTACTGGTTCCGATTGGCGTCGAACGCGCCGCTGGGGATCGGCTGTGACTCGTGGACGGTGACCTCGCAGTCGTACACCGTCCGGAGGCCGGCGGACGCCTTCCGCTTGACCTCCGCGGGCAGGTCCCCCACCGGCACGATGTCAACGAGCATGCGACCGTATACTATCGCGCCGAGCATAAATATCCCGCCGTGGCGGCATCCGTTTCGAGGGCCTGCGGGCGATTGGTTCACTCGGTTCGAGGTTCTGGTTTGGGCGTGGTCGGGACGGGATTGCTTCTAGGAACTGGTGGAACTGGGACGGACGGAAACACCTCGAAAGCCCTCGGCCCGCCCCTAGCAGTGACGGCAGTTCA containing:
- a CDS encoding endonuclease/exonuclease/phosphatase family protein translates to MTPLRLLTYNVRYDTPEDGDRAWAHRRDALADVVRSYDPDVVGFQEPLAHQVADLRERLPDHRIVGRGRAAAPDEGEHVPIGFRSGRFALADRETFWLSETPDEPGSVGWDADLPRIATCVRLRDEPADTALVHCNVHLDHRGERARLESATLLRRRLESFADGDPVILSGDFNCEADAPPIRRLVDADAPGLRFRDARTVASKPIEGPGTTRNDYDSLLAGMEIDHVLVTPGVGVERVATCADRDEDGRFPSDHLPVLAELTPPE
- a CDS encoding MATE family efflux transporter, with amino-acid sequence MSVAETVEDSLTDGSLVGPMVRLAWPIIVIQLLQVTYNVADTLWLGRYSAAAVGAMSLAFPVSLLLVSFAGGFTTGGSILVAQYTGADSDRSAGSVAGQTMSFVIGVGVLIGAVGVASTERLLGLFPSQQETAATVVPMAVEYLEVLFAGMPFFIGFYAFTAIMRGYGDTRAPMYVMAVSVLLNVVLDPFLIFGWWIAPDLGVAGAAAATIASRAVATLLGLWILFGTARGPAVSLPDIRPRLDTVRKIVDLGVPASIEQSTNAMALIAMAAMTVSFAPPVVAAYGLGNRLVSLVFLPAMGLGQATNSIVGQNLGAEKTGRAERAAWLAVGLCAGVMVVAAALAAAFARPIVELFIAVEDEYAAAAIGHGVAYLRISTIGFVFIAVSEVLLGAFRGAGNTRTAMAISMFKLWVVSVCGTYLLTFTFEFGVTGLWVGSTLEHVGGAVLALAWFARGTWKEAVIDDDRTGDPTDDGEPGGAPDDAPDADVPPADGAE
- a CDS encoding pyridoxamine 5'-phosphate oxidase family protein, yielding MERITVSQRNEFDCTGAWSRDGVASFLRETTVPVRLSCRTPADRLWMLSLWYEYRDGRLWCATAADADVVEYLRADDEITFEVSTNEPPYRGVRGNGVARVEDDGGKELLTTLLERYLGGTDSSLANRLLDEDREEVRIAIEPRRAFSWDYSARMADAVEES
- a CDS encoding archaemetzincin family Zn-dependent metalloprotease, with the translated sequence MLVDIVPVGDLPAEVKRKASAGLRTVYDCEVTVHESQPIPSGAFDANRNQYRAEDFIELASRVGSGEKNIAVTAKDLFYRKRNYVFGLAYLDGNGSVVSTYRLQTSSDGGFSERDADEIFGDRVRKEIVHEIGHTLGLEHCDNNRCVMNFSPTVREVDVKEETLCGSCQRQVL